In Balaenoptera acutorostrata chromosome 8, mBalAcu1.1, whole genome shotgun sequence, the genomic stretch CTGGGTGCACATGCTGTCGGCCATGACGATGTACGCTCTGGTGGTGGTGTCTTACTTCCTCATCGCCGGAGGAATCGTTTATGATGTTACTGTCGAACCTCCAGGTGTCGGCTCCATGACTGATGAACATGGGCATCAGAGGCCAGTAGCTTTCTTGGCCTGCAGAGTAAATGGACAATATATTATGGAAGGACTCCCATCCAGCTTCTTGTTTACAATGGGAGGTTTAGGTTTCATAATCCTGTACCGATCCAATGCACCAAACATTCCCAAACTCAATAGATTTCTCCTTCTATTCATTGGATTCGTCTGTGTCCTACTGAGTTTTTTCGTGGCTAGAGTATTCATGAGAATGAAACTGCCGGGCTATCTGATGGGTTAGAATGCCTTTTGAGAAGAAATCGGTGGATACTGAATTTGCTCCTGTTAATGAAGTTTTAAAGGCTGTACCAGTCCTCTGATATGAAATATGGAAAAGCAGCAGAAAAGAAACATCTAGTGAAAACATAGGAAGCATATTATAGCTTGGACTAGAATGTCTTCTTGGTATCAAAGAGACAAGCTTATCAGTATTTTTTCCTGCTCGCCTATACTGACATACCAATGATGTTAAgtggcattttcttcttttttttatttcttaaagaaaatatacttcATTTCTACAACtataatattgaataaaataattattttttacaaacCCCTTAACATTTTTTGGAGATGACATTTCTGACCTTCAGAAATTAATGTAAAATCAGGAAGTGAGATCCCATAAGCTGAGAACTCTGGACAGCTGATCAGCTTTACCTGTGGTGCTTTGCCTTTAAACAGAGTGTGTGACAGTACATCATTTCAGATATGTATGTAAGACTGTTTCCTGAACAATAAGATGtatgaaaggagaagaaataaataatttttctaataaaaaaaaaaaggcagctgaaATTTAGGCCTTCAGTGCAACTTGGTTTGTGAatctaaacaatttttttttaagtatcaacATTAGTTTTGAGAGCTGCACAATGTTTTGgagtaaatttttttaactttctcttctgTTTGACCTCCAGTTTAGGAGAATCGTGTTACCTTGGATTGCCTGGtgggataaaaatagaaaatagaggtGATCTAGTCACCTAGTTTTTATAGTGTTTTCTGCTTTCAATCCAATTTAGGATCAAGggattaaaaaactattttggtGTTGTTTATGATATGAAATAGAATCTTTATGCAAGATTATGTTATTAGAGAAAAGTTGTTAGAAGCCCAGatattcaaaaacaaaagaatttgaaTTAGTACTGACAACCAATGGAATGTTgctcagtcattaaaaataacacTTGTGGAGAGGTTTTAATGCCAAATTTATAATACCAAGCAGCTAAGATGAGATAATCGTAAGTGGtcaaatacagaataaaaaatatgTGTGATCCACTGTGTTAAAAAAACATAACCTgtttgatggaaaaaaaaaaaagacgggaaAATTTAACAGTAGTTTTTGTTGGGTGACAGGAATATGAATGTTATCTTGTCTGCTTCTACTTTTTGCATTCTCCAAATGTATCCTAGTAAAcacagttattataaaaatggCTCCCATTTGTCAAgcgcttgctctgtgccaggcagtgtaACATCTCTCTGTTTATTCCCCCAACACTCCTTGGAGAGTGGTGCTGTTATTAGCCCATTTCACAGGTAAAGGAATCGAGGCTCAAGAAGTAAAAGACCTCACCCCAGGTCAGGAAGCTGGTTGGTGGCACATTCCAACATAAGGAGTACAATTTCCCATCcatgtcttaaccactgtacaTGCAAAACACATAATGAATGTTAGAGATATGCAGTGTGTATTCACCTAGAGGAATGTGGTTGGGTGAGTGGACCATTGCATTAATAGCCAGGGGACTTTGTTTCTGGACCTACTCTTGACTCACTCTGTGattgaaattaaattaatttgcTTTTGGTCTTAGTTTCTCCACCTttatagtaaagaaaataaaacctttcatGTGCCTGATTCTTTATGCTTATGAACCTGCTTATGTACTTGTAATAAACACATGTTTATGGTGTTATGACCATTAGCTGGGGATAGtttggttttcttaaaaaaaaaaaaaaaaaagtgcctgggTTTAAGGATTAGGCAGATCCAGGTTCAAGTCCTTTGGACACTCaaactccctgagcctcagtttccacaactgcaaaatggggacaGAACTCTGTACTGTGAGGGTTGCAAGGAGGAGTAAATAAGGCTGCCCATGCGAGACAGTTACTACTCAGTACCTatgccctccctccccttttccaTCATAGCTCAGCTGATCCAGCTTGGGGTAGAGAATAATGAGACCTATTTATGTTTCTTGTAAATGTTTtgcacattttaataaaataaaattaattaacagGGGTACATTGTCAGCACACAGACCTGGGTAGAGGGAAGCAGGTAAATTAAAATAGAGTGATCTTGGTAGGAATGAGGGCAGAGGACACTCTTTTGGCCTCACTTCTAGACTTGTGGAAACTTCCAGAATGCAAGAAAACACCCCACTGAACTGTGGAGGGCACATGCTTCCTTAACCTTTCACACACTTTTAACTTTTAACCCACCCTGGAGAGAGCAAGTCAGTCCTCTGATGGGTTCAATTCAGTATTTGGGTTAAATCTATACTGGGAAATTTGttgatttatatatttctagaaatatagacatgtgttttgtttttgccaaaaaaacccaaatctttACCTACATCTATAACTATAAAACAATAATAGATCAAGGTGCTCTTACTCAGATACCGTGATGGATCGTTTGGGGACAAAGCTCTTTTTAATAAAGTTGAGAATGGATAGGAGCTTGGGGGACCGAAGTCAGTACTAGATTCGAGACTGTAGCACATAATAAAGAAGAAGGAGGTAATGGCACTCCTTAAACCAGTAGTAATAGCTggcatttgttgagcacttactctgtgccacgCTTTAAGTCTTTGTGCTCCTCCccattgatatatttttcttttcataaatagTTTTTAGTATAACACATAgcacagacataaaaagaaaatgtctagCTTAGCTTAATGTATTACTTTAAGGCAAATATTCTTGTCCCTACTGCCCAGGTCAAGTTTGATCAATTCCTGCTTCATCTATTTGAAGCTATATCATTAGGTGCACAAACAATTAGGATTGCTCTGTCATTATGAAATGTCAAGAGAAGTGGTAGGTGAGCTAAGGCGTAGAGTCACTCCTGTGCCATTTCTATCTCTGGCAATAGACTTCCGGGAAATGAAGTTTGTCATTGGAATGTGCCCTCTTCATGGGCACATGCATAATGGCTGCTCAATCAAGGTGAACACTTGTAGTAGGAATTCCTCTGCATTCCTCCTGTCAGCGACGGTTCCCCCATGTATCACGTCGGGGAGATGGTGTAGGACCATGGGCTTTGAGAATGGACCTTGGATTTAGACAGGTCAGCCACTTACACCTCCGTGTAGCTTGGGCAATTCACTTAACCTCCCTAAGCTGCTATTTTCCCTCTTATAAAAAGAATGTTAGGAGTGCTAGGGCTGCTTCATTGATGGTGTGGCTATATgaggattaaatttaaaaatattttggtggAATCCACAATACAGTACTTGGTATATACTAAACATCCAAGAAATGTTAGGTCATACTGTACCATTGCTGTCTTGTTACATTACCTCACTTGAACCAAGGTTCAGTTGAACACACTTTGTCTATGTTAGATTCCCCCTACCTTGGGCCAATGATTGTACAGTACAGTGAGCAGATGCTAACTGACCCTGATTCCTGAGGTCTTCGCCTTTCTTACAGCACAGGTGTGCCTTGGAGTCATCGTGTTCCTGATCATATACAACTACTGGTTCCTCTACATCCCTTATTTGACATGGCTTTACTTTGACTGGCAAACCCCAGAGCAAGGAGGCAGGAGATCCGACTGGGTCAGAAGCTGGACCATTTGGAGGTACTTTAAGGACTATTTTCCAATTCATGTGAGTAGAATTGTTTTATATAGTATGGTTTTAAGCTGGGAAAAGAATTCAAATGTGTTTTTATCACATATTTTTCAAGCTTTTCCCTTTTTAGAGGGGGAGAGCCTGCAATTCAGCCCAAGTTACTAAATGGGGTCTAACCTAAATTGACAAAATTTAGAAGGCTGTGTATGAGGGGCTCTGGGTTCAGGAAACGgtttaaaaatttggaaacagCTCTACCCCAGGAAACGAAAACGAGTCATGTTCTTCATTTCCTCTTGAACATAGAACTAATTCTGAGTCCTTCTGTTTCTTATTGGAAACTAATCAgggaacattttgtttttttatgtcaaTATAAATGCACTGTAGCTCATCAAAActtgggatttgaatccaagtcACAACTACATATTTGGGTTTCACCCCCATGGAGTGCTTGTTGCTGGAGCCTTTGGAAACTTTTGTACAAATTATTCAAACTTCAAGGAGCTGTTTCCTGGCCTTACTGCGTATCTTCATGTGCTTCCATTTTGGTTCCGGTGTCCGCTCTTCCGAGAATATCTGATGAGTAGTGGTAAGTGAAGGCAGATCACTGTTTCTTTCTCTAGGGTTCtgggtgggcaggaccacatagAATGTCCCCTCCCAAACCAGCTGGGTTTACAGTTTCTTAGAG encodes the following:
- the LOC103016362 gene encoding oligosaccharyltransferase complex subunit OSTC-like, with translation MESLYRVPFLVLECPNMKLKKPPWVHMLSAMTMYALVVVSYFLIAGGIVYDVTVEPPGVGSMTDEHGHQRPVAFLACRVNGQYIMEGLPSSFLFTMGGLGFIILYRSNAPNIPKLNRFLLLFIGFVCVLLSFFVARVFMRMKLPGYLMG